One window of the Piliocolobus tephrosceles isolate RC106 chromosome 17, ASM277652v3, whole genome shotgun sequence genome contains the following:
- the TNFRSF12A gene encoding tumor necrosis factor receptor superfamily member 12A — protein sequence MARGSLRRLLRLLVLGLWLALLRSVAGEQAPGAAPCSRGSSWSADLDKCMDCASCRARPHSDFCLGCAAAPPAPFRLLWPILGGALSLTFVLGLLSGFLVWRRCRRREKFTTPIEETGGEGCPAVALIQ from the exons ATGGCTCGGGGTTCGCTGCGCCGGTTGCTGCGGCTCCTCGTGCTGGGGCTCTGGCTGGCGTTGCTGCGCTCCGTGGCGGGGGAGCAAGCGCCAG gcgccgccccctgctcccGCGGCAGTTCCTGGAGCGCGGACCTGGACAAGTGCATGGACTGCGCGTCTTGCAGGGCGCGACCGCACAGCGACTTCTGCCTGGGCT GCGCTGCGGCACCTCCTGCCCCCTTCCGGCTGCTTTGGCCCATCCTTGGGGGCGCTCTGAGTCTGACCTTCGTGCTGGGGCTGCTTTCTGGCTTTCTGGTCTGGAGACGATGCCGCAGGAGAGAGAAGTTCACCA CCCCCATAGAGGAGACCGGCGGAGAGGGCTGCCCAGCTGTGGCGCTGATCCAGTGA
- the HCFC1R1 gene encoding host cell factor C1 regulator 1 isoform X2 — MILQQPLERGPQGGAQRLPRAALGVTRGLDTSSPLRGAVPMSTKRRLEEEQEPLRKQFLSEENMATHFSQLSLHNDHPYCSPPMAFPQALPPLRRDQQLLQRDKVPPSLADQASGHQEGSLNRGH; from the exons ATGATCCTTCAGCAGCCCTTGGAGCGAGGCCCCCAGGGTGGGGCCCAGCGCCTCCCGCGGGCCGCCTTGGGGGTGACTCGGGGCCTGGACACCAG ctCCCCTCTCCGAGGAGCTGTGCCCATGAGCACCAAGCGGCGCCTGGAGGAGGAGCA GGAGCCTCTGCGCAAGCAGTTTCTATCAGAGGAGAACATGGCCACCCACTTCTCTCAACTCAGCCTGCACAATGACCACCCCTACTGCAGCCCCCCCATGGCCTTCCCCCAAGCCCTGCCCCCACTCAG AAGAGACCAGCAACTCCTGCAAAGGGACAAGGTTCCTCCCTCTCTCGCAGACCAGGCATCTGGGCACCAAGAGGGAAGCCTCAACCGAGGACACTGA
- the HCFC1R1 gene encoding host cell factor C1 regulator 1 isoform X1, whose protein sequence is MILQQPLERGPQGGAQRLPRAALGVTRGLDTSSPLRGAVPMSTKRRLEEEQEPLRKQFLSEENMATHFSQLSLHNDHPYCSPPMAFPQALPPLRSPCSELLLWRYPGSLIPEALRLLRLGDTPSPPYPATPAGDITEL, encoded by the exons ATGATCCTTCAGCAGCCCTTGGAGCGAGGCCCCCAGGGTGGGGCCCAGCGCCTCCCGCGGGCCGCCTTGGGGGTGACTCGGGGCCTGGACACCAG ctCCCCTCTCCGAGGAGCTGTGCCCATGAGCACCAAGCGGCGCCTGGAGGAGGAGCA GGAGCCTCTGCGCAAGCAGTTTCTATCAGAGGAGAACATGGCCACCCACTTCTCTCAACTCAGCCTGCACAATGACCACCCCTACTGCAGCCCCCCCATGGCCTTCCCCCAAGCCCTGCCCCCACTCAG AAGCCCTTGCTCTGAGCTGCTTCTCTGGCGCTACCCTGGCAGCCTCATCCCCGAGGCCCTCCGTCTGCTGAGGCTGGGGGACACCCCCAGTCCCCCCTACCCTGCAACCCCAGCTGGGGATATAACGGAGCTCTGA
- the HCFC1R1 gene encoding host cell factor C1 regulator 1 isoform X3 yields the protein MILQQPLERGPQGGAQRLPRAALGVTRGLDTREPLRKQFLSEENMATHFSQLSLHNDHPYCSPPMAFPQALPPLRSPCSELLLWRYPGSLIPEALRLLRLGDTPSPPYPATPAGDITEL from the exons ATGATCCTTCAGCAGCCCTTGGAGCGAGGCCCCCAGGGTGGGGCCCAGCGCCTCCCGCGGGCCGCCTTGGGGGTGACTCGGGGCCTGGACACCAG GGAGCCTCTGCGCAAGCAGTTTCTATCAGAGGAGAACATGGCCACCCACTTCTCTCAACTCAGCCTGCACAATGACCACCCCTACTGCAGCCCCCCCATGGCCTTCCCCCAAGCCCTGCCCCCACTCAG AAGCCCTTGCTCTGAGCTGCTTCTCTGGCGCTACCCTGGCAGCCTCATCCCCGAGGCCCTCCGTCTGCTGAGGCTGGGGGACACCCCCAGTCCCCCCTACCCTGCAACCCCAGCTGGGGATATAACGGAGCTCTGA